AACGTGTACAATGATTCAAATCCGAAAATATATCGTTAATTTTTGTATGATTGCAATGATTGGAGCAGTGTCAGTGGGCTGTGGTAGCCCTTCAGAAGAGCAGAAAAGCAGCACAGAAAAAATTTCGATACAAACCATTCCCAAAAATACACCTACCCCTTCTGAGAACGCAAAACCAGATATGAAGGATACAACTGTTTCTACACAAAAATATACAGATTATAAAGGGCATTCTGTAGTGATTCCTGTTGCACCACAACGCATCATTTTTGCTGGCGAAACATTTAGTGATTTAGTAGCCCTACAGATAAATGCTGTCGGTACGTCCTCCAATTGGATTACAGACACAGTTTATGAAGATAAAGTCAAACAACACACTGTAGATGTCGGCTTTCCAATCAACCTTGAAAAAGCGTTGGGTCTTGAACCAGACTTAATTATTATTGGAAGTACAGATGAAAAGGAATACGAACAGCTTTCTAAAATTGCACCTACGATTATGTTCGATACCTTTGCACCGATGGACGAACGTATCACTTTATTAGGTAGCATTGTTGGGAAAGAGCAACAAGCAAAGGAGTGGCTGGCTGGTTACCATGCCAAGGATAACAAGATGTGGGATGAGTTACATGCAGCAGGGATAGGAAATGACGAGACTGCTTCTGTGTTCACCTATTATCCTGGAAATCGGTTATTTGTCATGGCAAGCACAGGGCTTTCACAAGTGCTATACCAGCCAAATGGCTTTAAACCAACCGCACCTATTCAAGAAATATTGAACAATAATACAGGATTTAAAGAAATATCCATGGAGCTTCTGCCAAAATATGCCGGTGATCGGATTTTTATCCTCGTTCCTATCGCTGATGAAGCGAAGAGATCTACAGATGATTTACTAAAAACAGCAATTTGGAAGGAGCTACCTGGCGTAAAACAGGGACATGTCTATTCCCTTGATATCGTTAAATCTGGTAGTGATGCTTTAACAAGAGAATGGCTGATAGAGGAATTACCTAAGCTACTTAAAAAATAAGCTGGTTATCCCTTACAAAATATGTGAATAGAATACAAAAGAAGCTTTTCAAAGATTATTGAAAAGCTTCTTTTCTTTTTATACAATGAACAGAACTGATAATAATTCTCACCAATGAGGAGGAGAACAGATTGACTCAGCTAAAATCTACTTGTGTTCCACTCCGTTCCTTGCTTTTTCATCTATCAACTATTGAAATGATCATTAAGCCAGTAGGATGGAAGTCCGAAATTGAAACTTCTCAATACCATACCCTGTTCATTTTTAATAAGGGAAAGGGCACTATACATATCGACACGGACGTCTTTCAATTATTGCCTGAAAAATGCTATTCACTTCCCCCGGGAAGTACGCTTCAGATTGAAAATGGATACGATAGTGAAATTCAATTCTATCAGATTACGTTTACCGTAATCCAAATAGGTGAATCCCAGCATACCTCATATTCTGGAAACATCTTGCCTGACAAGCAGGAAATAGCGGTATACCCGTTCTCACGGTTAAATCGTCTTACCGAAGCATTATATGCGGGAAACAACTATAATTCAGAGCTTGAATGGTTTAAACAGCATCTTCATTTTCAGGACTTACTAGGCTTTCTGTTTGAACATAATCTTCATTACAATCAGTCGTTTCATTCAACTCTCTCAGTAGAAAACACGATTCATTATATGAAAAAAAACTATATGTACAACATTACAGTTAAACAGCTTGCACACCTAGCTAATGTAGCTCCCTGGAAATACACAACGATCTTTCAAGAATTAACGGGGAAAAAACCGCTGGACTTTTTGACCGAGCTACGCATTAACCATTCGAAGGAATTATTAATCCATTCGAACAGTCCCCTGCGGGAAATTGCTTGCCAAGTCGGATTTTCAGATGAATATTATTTCAACCGCCGCTTTCGTCAAATGACAGGGATTGCTCCTAAGCAGTATGCACTTTTGATGCGTCGTGGAAAGGCAGTTAAGGACTGGACAGGTCATGAGGTTAAAATTCCCTCGCATCCCAAACGCATCATTTATCATGGAGAAACATATGGGGATTTGCTGGCTTTAGGTGTGAAGGCCGTCGGTGGCGGATATGCTTTGATGGATCACCCTATCTATAAAGATCGGGGAATTGAAGTACAAGATATCGGCTTACCTATTAATCCGGAAAAAACGATGGCTCTCAAACCAGATTTGATTATTTTCGCTAATGCTGACGAAAATGAATATAAAAAGATTTCAAGGATTGCCCCTACGGTTACATTTAATTCATTTGCACCTCTTGCTGAACGTATTCAAACACTTGGCAGAATACTAGATAAGAGAAAAGAGGCAAAA
This is a stretch of genomic DNA from Brevibacillus laterosporus DSM 25. It encodes these proteins:
- a CDS encoding ABC transporter substrate-binding protein, translating into MIQIRKYIVNFCMIAMIGAVSVGCGSPSEEQKSSTEKISIQTIPKNTPTPSENAKPDMKDTTVSTQKYTDYKGHSVVIPVAPQRIIFAGETFSDLVALQINAVGTSSNWITDTVYEDKVKQHTVDVGFPINLEKALGLEPDLIIIGSTDEKEYEQLSKIAPTIMFDTFAPMDERITLLGSIVGKEQQAKEWLAGYHAKDNKMWDELHAAGIGNDETASVFTYYPGNRLFVMASTGLSQVLYQPNGFKPTAPIQEILNNNTGFKEISMELLPKYAGDRIFILVPIADEAKRSTDDLLKTAIWKELPGVKQGHVYSLDIVKSGSDALTREWLIEELPKLLKK
- a CDS encoding ABC transporter substrate-binding protein; the protein is MTQLKSTCVPLRSLLFHLSTIEMIIKPVGWKSEIETSQYHTLFIFNKGKGTIHIDTDVFQLLPEKCYSLPPGSTLQIENGYDSEIQFYQITFTVIQIGESQHTSYSGNILPDKQEIAVYPFSRLNRLTEALYAGNNYNSELEWFKQHLHFQDLLGFLFEHNLHYNQSFHSTLSVENTIHYMKKNYMYNITVKQLAHLANVAPWKYTTIFQELTGKKPLDFLTELRINHSKELLIHSNSPLREIACQVGFSDEYYFNRRFRQMTGIAPKQYALLMRRGKAVKDWTGHEVKIPSHPKRIIYHGETYGDLLALGVKAVGGGYALMDHPIYKDRGIEVQDIGLPINPEKTMALKPDLIIFANADENEYKKISRIAPTVTFNSFAPLAERIQTLGRILDKRKEAKKWLDGYDTKATSMWQQLRSKIKPGETASVFIYEHGKHLYVMGTTGLSSALYHPLGFQPVPKIQEILDSGSGFIEISEEALPLYAGDRIFMLLSANVESKQATDKLMDTPSWKNLPAVRDGYVYLIEAEIWNYADAMTREWLLESLPQLIV